In Scleropages formosus chromosome 18, fSclFor1.1, whole genome shotgun sequence, one DNA window encodes the following:
- the kirrel3l gene encoding kirre like nephrin family adhesion molecule 3, like isoform X1, with protein sequence MLCGATAGSGGGTEPWWGASQAAYFSQQPQDQVVVSGQSVTLPCVIVGYRGMVQWTKDGLALGGERDLPGWTRYSLMGDALSGEHSLLIDSAELADDAVYECQATQAALRSHRAKLTVLVPPGDPVVEGGPVVKLKAHTPHNLTCRASGAKPAAEITWYRDGEIQESAIYSKTLMEDGKREAAVSMLPLVPDDKDSGRTYTCRVLNPAAPAGRQTSVTINVQHPPSVTLSVQPQTVMEGAKVLFICSASANPEITGYRWSKGGIPISEANGDSLEVTVDHSYFTDPVSCEVSNSVGSTNVSTLVDVQFGPRLLSEPKPLVVDIGMDAAFTCSWTGNPPLTLAWTKQGSSVVLSNSNTLQLKAVTQEDAGTYTCKAIVPRIGVAERDVTLTVNGPPIITADATQHAVKNSKGKLECLVGSSPPPEKIVWTFGDVSLSAGTSGRFTVQTVTSDRGVLSSLILSETHAQDFELRYNCTAWNRFGTGTALVILKEQEALPMLIIVGATVGGGCVLIICIITLVSLCCRNSVKGKKGTRLSKSDIRVQIVHSDHNATRGNDDEEDVKEPMAPNSSESPGTSRTEHSDLLEEEEDERSDIKDPTNGYYNVRAHEDRHVRSGFSEYVPNPRPVYTPSQLPSPSPLYGQHTAQSRIYDFSHRYATTTGTRSTYEQQQQQQQQLQMQQQHQQQQGMYPTEPLYGSSAYLPATYGRAFTSYVKPSTYEKVDAYDHSDQASKVSSSSRFSYASSQVSSQQSDYGRPSQQRMQTHV encoded by the exons ATGCTTTGCGGAGCTACTGCTGGGAGCGGCGGCGGCACCGAGCCGTGGTGGGGAG CTTCTCAAGCGGCCTACTTCTCGCAGCAGCCGCAGGACCAGGTCGTCGTGTCGGGCCAGTCGGTGACACTGCCCTGCGTCATTGTGGGATACCGCGGCATGGTGCAGTGGACCAAGGACGGCCTGGCGCTGGGAGGGGAGAGGGACTTGCCAG GCTGGACTCGGTACTCCTTGATGGGCGACGCGCTATCAGGAGAGCACAGCTTGCTGATCGATTCGGCGGAGCTGGCTGACGACGCCGTGTACGAGTGTCAGGCCACACAGGCGGCGCTACGCTCGCACCGTGCTAAACTCACCGTGCTGG tgccCCCGGGTGACCCAGTAGTGGAGGGTGGTCCAGTGGTCAAGCTGAAGGCTCATACTCCTCACAACCTGACCTGCAGGGCCTCTGGGGCAAAACCAGCAGCTGAGATCACGTGGTACCGAGACGGCGAGATCCAGGAGTCTGCCATATACTCCAAG ACACTGATGGAGGATGGGAAACGGGAGGCGGCCGTGAGCATGCTGCCCCTGGTCCCGGATGATAAGGACTCGGGACGTACGTACACCTGCAGGGTCCTGAATCCCGCCGCTCCAGCCGGCCGACAGACATCCGTCACCATAAACGTTCAAC ATCCGCCTTCGGTGACCCTGTCAGTCCAGCCTCAAACCGTCATGGAAGGAGCCAAGGTCCTGTTCATCTGCTCAGCCTCCGCGAACCCCGAGATCACAGGTTACCG TTGGTCTAAGGGTGGCATCCCCATCTCGGAGGCCAATGGCGATAGCTTGGAGGTGACAGTGGACCACTCCTACTTCACGGACCCAGTGTCCTGCGAGGTGTCCAACTCGGTGGGCAGCACCAACGTCAGCACGCTTGTGGACGTCCAGT TTGGCCCCAGGCTGCTGTCAGAGCCCAAGCCcctggttgtagacattgggaTGGATGCAGCGTTCACTTGCTCCTGGACAGGGAACCCCCCTCTGACCCTGGCCTGGACCAAGCAGGGCTCCAGTGTG GTGCTCAGCAACAGCAACACTCTGCAGCTGAAGGCTGTTACCCAAGAGGATGCCGGCACCTACACGTGCAAAGCCATCGTGCCCAGGATCGGGGTGGCAGAGAGGGATGTCACCCTCACCGTGAATG GCCCTCCCATCATCACAGCAGATGCCACACAACATGCAGTCAAGAACTCTAAGGGCAAGCTGGAGTGCTTGGTGGGGAGCAGTCCTCCTCCTGAAAAGATC GTGTGGACGTTTGGTGACGTGAGCCTTTCCGCTGGCACCTCTGGCCGCTTCACTGTCCAGACAGTGACCAGCGATCGCGGGGTCCTGTCTTCTCTGATCCTCTCAGAGACACACGCCCAAGACTTTGAGTTGCGCTACAACTGCACAGCCTGGAATCGCTTTGGCACAGGAACAGCGCTGGTCATCCTCAAGGAGCAAG AGGCCCTTCCCATGCTCATCATCGTGGGagctacagttggaggtggctGCGTTCTCATCATCTGCATCATCACTCTGGTGTCCCTGTGCTGCAGGAACTCTGTGAAAG GTAAAAAAGGCACCAGACTCTCCAAAAGTGATATCAGAGTTCAGATAGTGCACAGCGACCACAATGCGACGCGGGGCAATGACGACGAGGAAGATGTCAAGGAACCCATG GCCCCAAACAGTAGCGAGTCTCCCGGAACGTCCCGCACAGAACACAGCGACcttctggaggaggaggaagacgagCGATCTGACATAAAg GACCCCACTAACGGCTATTACAATGTTCGCGCCCATGAGGACCGTCACGTACGCAGCGGGTTCTCCGAGTATGTGCCCAACCCGAGGCCCGTCTACACCCCGTCTCAGCTGCCCTCACCCAGCCCTCTCTACGGGCAGCACACAGCCCAGTCCCGGATTTACGACTTCTCCCATCGCTATGCTACTACGACCGGCACTCGCTCCACCTAcgagcagcagcaacagcagcaacagcagctccAGATGCAGCAACAGCATCAGCAGCAACAGGGCATGTATCCAACAGAGCCCCTCTACGGCAGCTCCGCTTACCTGCCCGCCACCTACGGCCGAGCCTTCACCAGCTACGTGAAGCCCTCGACATACGAGAAGGTGGACGCCTACGACCACTCAGACCAAGCTAGCAAAGTGTCCAGTTCTTCCCGCTTCTCCTATGCCTCGTCCCAGGTGTCCTCACAGCAGTCCGATTACGGACGGCCCTCACAGCAGCGCATGCAGACGCACGTTTGA
- the kirrel3l gene encoding kirre like nephrin family adhesion molecule 3, like isoform X2, whose amino-acid sequence MFTAYVALCLMAAASQAAYFSQQPQDQVVVSGQSVTLPCVIVGYRGMVQWTKDGLALGGERDLPGWTRYSLMGDALSGEHSLLIDSAELADDAVYECQATQAALRSHRAKLTVLVPPGDPVVEGGPVVKLKAHTPHNLTCRASGAKPAAEITWYRDGEIQESAIYSKTLMEDGKREAAVSMLPLVPDDKDSGRTYTCRVLNPAAPAGRQTSVTINVQHPPSVTLSVQPQTVMEGAKVLFICSASANPEITGYRWSKGGIPISEANGDSLEVTVDHSYFTDPVSCEVSNSVGSTNVSTLVDVQFGPRLLSEPKPLVVDIGMDAAFTCSWTGNPPLTLAWTKQGSSVVLSNSNTLQLKAVTQEDAGTYTCKAIVPRIGVAERDVTLTVNGPPIITADATQHAVKNSKGKLECLVGSSPPPEKIVWTFGDVSLSAGTSGRFTVQTVTSDRGVLSSLILSETHAQDFELRYNCTAWNRFGTGTALVILKEQEALPMLIIVGATVGGGCVLIICIITLVSLCCRNSVKGKKGTRLSKSDIRVQIVHSDHNATRGNDDEEDVKEPMAPNSSESPGTSRTEHSDLLEEEEDERSDIKDPTNGYYNVRAHEDRHVRSGFSEYVPNPRPVYTPSQLPSPSPLYGQHTAQSRIYDFSHRYATTTGTRSTYEQQQQQQQQLQMQQQHQQQQGMYPTEPLYGSSAYLPATYGRAFTSYVKPSTYEKVDAYDHSDQASKVSSSSRFSYASSQVSSQQSDYGRPSQQRMQTHV is encoded by the exons CTTCTCAAGCGGCCTACTTCTCGCAGCAGCCGCAGGACCAGGTCGTCGTGTCGGGCCAGTCGGTGACACTGCCCTGCGTCATTGTGGGATACCGCGGCATGGTGCAGTGGACCAAGGACGGCCTGGCGCTGGGAGGGGAGAGGGACTTGCCAG GCTGGACTCGGTACTCCTTGATGGGCGACGCGCTATCAGGAGAGCACAGCTTGCTGATCGATTCGGCGGAGCTGGCTGACGACGCCGTGTACGAGTGTCAGGCCACACAGGCGGCGCTACGCTCGCACCGTGCTAAACTCACCGTGCTGG tgccCCCGGGTGACCCAGTAGTGGAGGGTGGTCCAGTGGTCAAGCTGAAGGCTCATACTCCTCACAACCTGACCTGCAGGGCCTCTGGGGCAAAACCAGCAGCTGAGATCACGTGGTACCGAGACGGCGAGATCCAGGAGTCTGCCATATACTCCAAG ACACTGATGGAGGATGGGAAACGGGAGGCGGCCGTGAGCATGCTGCCCCTGGTCCCGGATGATAAGGACTCGGGACGTACGTACACCTGCAGGGTCCTGAATCCCGCCGCTCCAGCCGGCCGACAGACATCCGTCACCATAAACGTTCAAC ATCCGCCTTCGGTGACCCTGTCAGTCCAGCCTCAAACCGTCATGGAAGGAGCCAAGGTCCTGTTCATCTGCTCAGCCTCCGCGAACCCCGAGATCACAGGTTACCG TTGGTCTAAGGGTGGCATCCCCATCTCGGAGGCCAATGGCGATAGCTTGGAGGTGACAGTGGACCACTCCTACTTCACGGACCCAGTGTCCTGCGAGGTGTCCAACTCGGTGGGCAGCACCAACGTCAGCACGCTTGTGGACGTCCAGT TTGGCCCCAGGCTGCTGTCAGAGCCCAAGCCcctggttgtagacattgggaTGGATGCAGCGTTCACTTGCTCCTGGACAGGGAACCCCCCTCTGACCCTGGCCTGGACCAAGCAGGGCTCCAGTGTG GTGCTCAGCAACAGCAACACTCTGCAGCTGAAGGCTGTTACCCAAGAGGATGCCGGCACCTACACGTGCAAAGCCATCGTGCCCAGGATCGGGGTGGCAGAGAGGGATGTCACCCTCACCGTGAATG GCCCTCCCATCATCACAGCAGATGCCACACAACATGCAGTCAAGAACTCTAAGGGCAAGCTGGAGTGCTTGGTGGGGAGCAGTCCTCCTCCTGAAAAGATC GTGTGGACGTTTGGTGACGTGAGCCTTTCCGCTGGCACCTCTGGCCGCTTCACTGTCCAGACAGTGACCAGCGATCGCGGGGTCCTGTCTTCTCTGATCCTCTCAGAGACACACGCCCAAGACTTTGAGTTGCGCTACAACTGCACAGCCTGGAATCGCTTTGGCACAGGAACAGCGCTGGTCATCCTCAAGGAGCAAG AGGCCCTTCCCATGCTCATCATCGTGGGagctacagttggaggtggctGCGTTCTCATCATCTGCATCATCACTCTGGTGTCCCTGTGCTGCAGGAACTCTGTGAAAG GTAAAAAAGGCACCAGACTCTCCAAAAGTGATATCAGAGTTCAGATAGTGCACAGCGACCACAATGCGACGCGGGGCAATGACGACGAGGAAGATGTCAAGGAACCCATG GCCCCAAACAGTAGCGAGTCTCCCGGAACGTCCCGCACAGAACACAGCGACcttctggaggaggaggaagacgagCGATCTGACATAAAg GACCCCACTAACGGCTATTACAATGTTCGCGCCCATGAGGACCGTCACGTACGCAGCGGGTTCTCCGAGTATGTGCCCAACCCGAGGCCCGTCTACACCCCGTCTCAGCTGCCCTCACCCAGCCCTCTCTACGGGCAGCACACAGCCCAGTCCCGGATTTACGACTTCTCCCATCGCTATGCTACTACGACCGGCACTCGCTCCACCTAcgagcagcagcaacagcagcaacagcagctccAGATGCAGCAACAGCATCAGCAGCAACAGGGCATGTATCCAACAGAGCCCCTCTACGGCAGCTCCGCTTACCTGCCCGCCACCTACGGCCGAGCCTTCACCAGCTACGTGAAGCCCTCGACATACGAGAAGGTGGACGCCTACGACCACTCAGACCAAGCTAGCAAAGTGTCCAGTTCTTCCCGCTTCTCCTATGCCTCGTCCCAGGTGTCCTCACAGCAGTCCGATTACGGACGGCCCTCACAGCAGCGCATGCAGACGCACGTTTGA